The genomic region GTCTCGCCGCGGACGGCGACCGGCTGTGGATGGTCGACTCCGAGACCTCGGCGCTGCGCTACCTGGAGAACGGCGAGGTGCGCACCGAGGTCGGCAAGGGGTTGTTCGCGTTCGGGCACAAGGACGGCGACGCCGACCAGGCGTTGCTGCAGCACCCCCTCGGCGTCACCGTGCTGCCCGACCACTCGGTGGCGATCTCGGACACCTACAACGGCGCCATCCGCCGCTACGACCCCGAGACCAGGCAGGTCAGCACCATCGCGACCGACATCGCCGAGCCCAGCGACGCGATCGTCGTCGACGGCGAGCTCGTCGTGGTGGCGAGTGCGGCGCACCGGCTCGAGAGGTTCACCGCCGCCGCCACGAAGATCGACGGCGAGGCGCACGAGGTGAAGCGGCCGAGCACCGACATCGCGGCCGGCGCGTTCGAGCTCGCGGTCGTCTTCACCCCGCCGACCGGGACGAAGCTGGACGAGAGGTACGGACCGTCCACCCGTTTGGAGATCACCAGCTCGCCCCCTGAGCTGATCTTGGAGGGCGCGGGCGTCAGCACCGAACTGGTACGGGCGTTGCGGATCAACGATTCTGTCACGAACGGCGTTCTGCACGTCGTAGCGCAGGCGGCCAGTTGCAGTGACGATCCTGCCGACGAACACCCGGTCTGCCGTCTGACCAGGCAGGACTGGGGGGTCCCCGTTCGAGTGGTTGCCGATGCACCGACCCGGCTGCCGCTGCTCATGGGCGGCATGGACGAGGCACCTCCGCAGGCCACGTAGACTCTGGCGGTGCCTGATGTCAAGCTCGAGATCCAGATGCTGTACGACCGCGTCATGGTGCGCATCTCGCCGGAAGACGGCGAGCGGCGGTCCAGTGGTGGCATCGTGATCCCCGCTACGGCCCAGATGGCCAAGCGGTTGGCGTGGGGCAGCGTGTTCGGAGTCGGTACCAGCGTGCGACACGTGAAGGTGGGCGACCGGGTGTTGTTCAACCCGGAAGATCAGCTTGAGGTCGAAGTGCAGGGAAGCACGTATCTCGTGATGAGGGAACGTGATCTGCACGCTGTTGCGAGTGAGCTCACCGAGCACGGGACTGGTCTGTACCTGTGAGCCGCCGGTTCGTGATCCTGAACTGATAGCTGAACACGTATACGCCGCCTCAGTGGAGAGACAGGGCAACGGGGAGAGCTGTGCCGTACGACGCTGACAAGACGAGAGCGATGCCACCGGTCAACCCGAGAGGCACCGCCTCCGAGGAGACGACCAAGATCGCGCCCGTGAACGCGTCCACCGAGGCCTGGCCGTCGGTGGAACCGGACTCCGAGCAGCCGACCGTCACGGCCGCCGTGCCCGGCGTCGGCTTCCCCGCGGGCGAGGACGCCACCGAGTACCTGCAACCGGTGACCCCGCCGCAGCCGAAGCCGGAGGACTCCGGCGTCTACGGACCCGTGATGATCGAGCCGGGCGAGGACGAGGCGGCACCCAGGAACAACCGGAAGAAGGCGTTGATCGTGGCCGCGGCCGTGGTCGGCGCCTTCGGTTTGCTCTACGGCCTCGACATGCTCCTCTCCAGCGGCAACGTGCCGCGCGGCGTCACCGTCGCGGGCGTGGACGTCGGTGGCCTGAGCCACTCCGAGGCCGAGAAGAAGCTGCGCGACGCGATCGAGCCGCGGCTGAGCAAGCCCGTCGCCCTCAAGGCCGGTGACATCACCTCCGAGCTCGACCCCAAGGCGGCGGGTCTGGAGCTCGACTGGAACGCCACGATCGACCGTGCGGGCAGTCAGCCGCTCAGCCCGATCACCCGCGTGACGTCGTTCTTCACGAGCCGCGAGGTGGGCGTGGCGACGAAGGCGGACGACGCGAAGGTCGCCGGCGCGCTCGAGGCGATGCGCGGCAAGCTCGACCACGACCCGATCGAGGGCACCATCAAGTTCGAGGGCGCCACCCCGGTCGCCGTCGAGCCGCACGCCGGCCAGAAGATGCGCGCGGAGGAGGCGGCGGGCGCCGTCGTCGCCAACTGGGCCTCCGGCAGCCCTGTCGACGTCCCGATGGACTTCACCCCGGTCAAGACCACCAAGGAGGGCGTCGAGAAGGCGCTCAACGACGTGGTCAAGACCGCCGTCTCCGCCCCTGTCAAGATCAAGGGCGAGGGCAAGGACGCGACCCTCACGCCCGAGCAGATCGCCACCACCCTGGCCTTCGCGCCCGGTGACGGCGGCGCGCTCAGCGTCGCGGTGAACAAGGACAAGCTGGTCGAGGTCGTCGCCCCGCCGTTGAAGGACACGGTCAAGGAGGGCAAGGACGCCCAGATCGTCTTCGAGGGCGGCCGGCCGACCGTCAAGCCGTCCGTCGACGGCCTGGACGTCGACTGGGACAAGAACATCCAGCCGTACTACGACACGCTGCTGAAGACCGACGCCCGTGAGCTGAAGTTCGAGTACAAGCACACGCCCGCGAAGGTCACCACCGAGCAGGCGAACAAGATGGGCATCAAGGAGGTCATCGGCGAGTTCCAGACCGGTGGCTTCGCTCCCGCGTCGGGCGTCAACATCCGCGTCGTGGCCCAGAAGGTCAACGGCGCGATCGTGAAGCCCAAGGAGACGTTCAGCCTCAACAAGTACACCGGCCCGCGCGGCACCGCGCAGGGCTACGTCGAGGCCGGCATCATCGAGAACGGCATCCCCGGCATGGCGGTCGGCGGTGGCATCTCGCAGTTCGCGACCACGCTGTACAACGCGTACTACTACGCGGGCATGAAGGACGCGGGCCACAAGGAGCACAGCTACTGGATCACGCGGTACCCGAAGGGCCGCGAGGCCACCGTGTTCATGGACGGCGCGGGCAACAGCCTGATCGACATCGCGTTCACGAACCCGGACGACACGGGCGTCGCGATCCAGACGATCTGGACCCCGTCCTCGATCAAGATCGTGCTGTGGGGCACCAAGAACTACGACGTCACCGGCTCGACCAGCGGTGAGTTCGCCCCGACCCAGCCGCAGGAGAAGAAGGTCAACAAGGCGGGGTGCACGCCCAGCAACGGCGCTCCCGGCTTCTCCGTGACGGACACCCGCACTATAAAGGACCGCCGCAGCGGCCAGTCGCGCAGCGAGTCGCGCACGGTCCGGTACGACCCGCAGTTCAAGATCATCTGCGAGCCGCCGCCGCCCGCCGGGGGCTGACAGCGGGTTCGGGATTCACGGTGGCCACGCGCGGGTATTCACCCGTTCGTGGCCACTGTTGCGCATGAGGCGCGAAGACACCCCGTCGTCCAGACGCTGGGGCGGGTGGGGATGGTTGTGTACGGAGCGGTGCACGTGCTCATCGCGTGGCTCGCGCTCCAGGTCGCGTTCGGCACGGACGCCGAACAGACGGACTCCAAGGGCGCTCTGAGCGAGCTCGCGAAGAACGGCGCCTGGTTGCTGTGGGCGGTCGGCATCGGCCTGGTCTTCTTCGCCGTCTGGCAGCTGATCCTGGCCTTCGTCGGCTACACCTACGTGAGCAAGAAGCGGAAGCGGATCTCCAAGCGCGTCGGCTCCGCGGCCCGTGCCATCACCGCGGGCGGTATCGCGTTCGGTGCGTTCAAGTACGCCACCAGCGGCGCGGCCGGTGACTCCACGCAACAGCAGCAGGAGCTCACCGCGCAGGTGCTCGCGTGGCCGGGCGGTCAGCTGATCGTCGGCGCGATCGCGATCGGCATCCTGGTCACGGCGGGCGTGATCGCCTACAAGGGCTTCAAGAAATCCTTCGAGAAGGACCTCGAGATGAGCCGCGCGCCGTCGTGGATCGAACCCGTCGGCCGGATCGGCTGGATCGGCAAGGGCTTCGCGTACGGCGTGATCGGTGTCCTCGTCGGACTGGCCGCGATCAACGCGGACCCCCAGCAGTCCGGTGGCATGGACAAGGCGCTGCACACGCTGGCAGCGCAGCCCTTCGGCATGTTCCTGCTGTCGGCGGTCGCGATCGGCATCGCGGCGTTCGGCGTCTACTGCTTCGTGGCGGCGCGGGCCCTGAAGGAGTGAGGGCTGCCGGAGTGAGGGCTGCCGGAGTGAGGCTGCAGAAGTGAAAACGGAGGTGCGCGGCGTGCGGCGATTCCGCTAGCGTGCTGCTCATGTCGACTCCGGAAGCAGACAGGGCCGGGGCTGCGGTCTGACCGTCAGCCCCGACAAGCCCTCGCTTCCGGAGTCCTTCCATGCCCTTTTCGCTGTACCTGCTCGCCCTGGCCGTGTTCGCCATGGGCACCTCCGAGTTCATGCTCGCGGGCCTGCTGCCCGCCATCGCGTCCGATCTCGACGTGCCCGTCGGCACGGCGGGCCTGCTCACCTCGGCGTTCGCCGCCGGCATGGTCGTCGGCGCGCCGCTGATGGCCGCGCTCGCCCGCCGGTGGCCGCCGCGGCTCAGCCTCTTCGCGTTCGTCGTGGTCTTCCTGCTGGCTCACGTGATCGGCGCGGTCACCGGGGACTTCGCACTCCTGGTGGTGACCAGGGTGGTCGCCGCGCTGGCCAACGCGGGGTTCCTCGCCGTGGCACTGACCACCGCGACTTCGTCGGTACCGCTGGACGAACGCGGCCGTGCGCTCGGCGTGTTGTTGTCCGGCACGACGGTCGCCACGATCGCGGGCGTACCGGGTGGTGCGCTGCTCGGTACCGCATTCGGTTGGCGCGCAACGTTCCTCGCCGTCGCCGTGCTGTGCGTGCCGGCCGCGGCCGGTGTCCTGAAAGGATTTCCGGCGAGGCAGGACCAGCCTGCCGTCGCACTCCGGCCTGAGCTGGCCGAGCTGCGCAAACCCCGGCTGGTGCTGCTGATCGTGCTCGCGGTGGTGGTGAACGCTGTGACGTTCGGCCACTTCACGTTCCTCGCGCCGGTCGTCACCGACGTCGCCGGACTGGGCGAGTGGTGGGTGCCGGTCGCGCTGGTGCTGTTCGGTACCGGTGCGTTCGCCGGTGTCACGGCCGGCGGCCGGCTGTCGGATGTCGCGCCACGGCCCGTGGTCGTGGTCGGCGGCCCACTCGTGCTGCTCGGCTGGTGGAGCCTCGACACGCTCGGTCGCGAGCCGAACGTGTTGCTGCCACTGGTGTTCGTGCTCGGTGCGCTGTCGTTCGCGGTCGGCAGCACGGTGATCGCGCGGATCATCCACCACGCGCCGGGCGCGCCGACGATGGCCGGTTCCTACGCCACCGCGGCGTTCAACATCGGCGCCACCGCCGGTCCGCTCCTGTTGCTGGCCAACTGAAAACGGGTCCGCGCACCTCGGGCAGGAGGTGCGCGGACCCGTCGTCCGTAGAGCTTCCTAGAAGACGTTCTCGTCGATGTCCATCAGCGAGTTGTCGGTCTGCTCGGTGATCTTGCGGCGCGCGGTCAGCTCCGGCAGCACGTTCTTCGCGAAGAACGACGCCACCGCGACCTTGCCCTCGTAGAAGGCCTTGTCCTTGGCCGACGGGGTGCCGCCGAGCTTCTCCAGCGCGACCTCGGCCTGGCGCAGCAGCAGCCAGCCGACGAGCACGTCACCCGCGGTCATCAGCAGGCGCACGGAGTTCTGGCCGACCTTGTAGAGGTTGCGCACGTCCTCCTGCGACGAGGTCAGGAAGCCGACCAGGGCGCCGAGCATGCCCTGCAGGTCTTCCAGACCCTGCTTGAGGAGAGCGCGCTCCTCCTTCAGGCGACCGTTGCCGCCCTCGTTGTCGAGGAAGGACTGGATCTCACCGTTGATGAACGCGAGCGCCTGGCCCTTGTCGCGGATGATCTTCCGGAAGAAGAAGTCCAGCGACTGGATGGCCGTGGTGCCCTCGTACAGCGAGTCGATCTTCGAGTCCCGGATGTACTGCTCGATCGGGTACTCCTGCAGGAAGCCGGAGCCGCCCAGGGTCTGCAGCGACTGCGCGAGCTGCTCGTAGGCGCGCTCGGAGCCGACACCCTTGACGATCGGCAGCAGCAGGTCGTTGACCTTGACGGCCAGCTCCGCGTCCTCGCCGCCGAGCATCACCTTGTCCTGGAACGTCGCGGTGTACAGGTACACCGCGCGCAGGCCCTCGGCGTAGGCCTTCTGCAGCATCAGGCTGCGGCGCACGTCCGGGTGGTTGGTGATGGTGACGCGCGGGGCGGTCTTGTCCGTCATCCGCGTGAGGTCGGCGGACTGGACGCGCTCCTTGGCGTAGGACAACGCGTTCAGGTAGCCGGTCGACAGCGTCGCGATGGCCTTGGTGCCGACCATCATGCGGGCGTACTCGATGACGTCGAACATCTGCGCGATGCCGTCGTGCACCTCGCCGAGCAGCCAGCCCTTGGCCGGGACGCCGTGCTGGCCGAACGTCAGCTCGCACGTGGTGGACGCCTTGATGCCCATCTTGTGCTCGACGTTGGTCACGAAGGCGCCGTTGCGCTCGCCCAGCTCACCGGACTCCGGGTCGAAGTGGAACTTCGGCACCAGGAACAGCGACAGGCCCTTGGTGCCGGGCTTCGCCTCGATGCCCTCACCCTCGGGGCGCGCGAGCACCATGTGCATGATGTTCTCGGTCAGGTCCTGGTCGGCCGACGTGATGAACCGCTTCACGCCCTCGATGTGCCAGGAGCCGTCCTCCTGCTTGATCGCCTTGGTGCGGCCGGCACCGACGTCGGAACCGGCGTCCGGCTCGGTCAGCACCATCGTGGCGCCCCAGCCGCGGTCGATCATCAGCTGCGCCCAGTGCTGGTCGCGCTCGGTGCCGTTGTTGTAGACGACCGTCGCGAAGCTCGGGCCCGCGAGGTACATGTAGATCGGCGGGTTGGCGCCCAGGATCAGCTCGGACGCGGCCCACGCGACGGAAGGCGGGGTGCCGAAGCCGCCCAGCGCCTCCGGCAGGAACATGCGGTACCACTCGCCGTCCCAAATCGCCTTGTACGACTTCTTCAACGACTCCGGCAGGGTCGCCGAGAACGTCGCCGGGTCGTACTTCGGCGGGTTGCGGTCGGCGTCGGCGAACGAGTCCGCGAGGGGCCCCTCCGCCAGCGTCTTCATCTCGGCCAGAACGCCGCGCGCGGTGTCCTCGTCGGACTGCTCGAACGGCCCCTTGCCGAGGTGGTCCTGCACGTTGAAGACCTCGAACAGGTTGAATTCGAGATCCCGGACGTTGCTCTTGTAGTGGCCCATCTCGTCAGCTCACTCCTCAGGGTCGCGGCGGGGTCGCCTACTGACCGGTAACAACAGAGTATTACTCGACAGTAACCCCGGCAAGGGCGACCACCCACTGGTGGCGAAGCAGACAGTCCACTGAGTGGCCTGAATCGGGCATGAGGGCCGGTCAGACGCGTACCGGGCGTGACGGGCCCATGACTACTCCAGAACGGCCGGTGGACTCAGCAGCAACCCCGACCGGTAGGCGAGCG from Lentzea guizhouensis harbors:
- a CDS encoding acyl-CoA dehydrogenase, whose translation is MGHYKSNVRDLEFNLFEVFNVQDHLGKGPFEQSDEDTARGVLAEMKTLAEGPLADSFADADRNPPKYDPATFSATLPESLKKSYKAIWDGEWYRMFLPEALGGFGTPPSVAWAASELILGANPPIYMYLAGPSFATVVYNNGTERDQHWAQLMIDRGWGATMVLTEPDAGSDVGAGRTKAIKQEDGSWHIEGVKRFITSADQDLTENIMHMVLARPEGEGIEAKPGTKGLSLFLVPKFHFDPESGELGERNGAFVTNVEHKMGIKASTTCELTFGQHGVPAKGWLLGEVHDGIAQMFDVIEYARMMVGTKAIATLSTGYLNALSYAKERVQSADLTRMTDKTAPRVTITNHPDVRRSLMLQKAYAEGLRAVYLYTATFQDKVMLGGEDAELAVKVNDLLLPIVKGVGSERAYEQLAQSLQTLGGSGFLQEYPIEQYIRDSKIDSLYEGTTAIQSLDFFFRKIIRDKGQALAFINGEIQSFLDNEGGNGRLKEERALLKQGLEDLQGMLGALVGFLTSSQEDVRNLYKVGQNSVRLLMTAGDVLVGWLLLRQAEVALEKLGGTPSAKDKAFYEGKVAVASFFAKNVLPELTARRKITEQTDNSLMDIDENVF
- a CDS encoding DUF1206 domain-containing protein, encoding MVVYGAVHVLIAWLALQVAFGTDAEQTDSKGALSELAKNGAWLLWAVGIGLVFFAVWQLILAFVGYTYVSKKRKRISKRVGSAARAITAGGIAFGAFKYATSGAAGDSTQQQQELTAQVLAWPGGQLIVGAIAIGILVTAGVIAYKGFKKSFEKDLEMSRAPSWIEPVGRIGWIGKGFAYGVIGVLVGLAAINADPQQSGGMDKALHTLAAQPFGMFLLSAVAIGIAAFGVYCFVAARALKE
- a CDS encoding VanW family protein, whose translation is MIEPGEDEAAPRNNRKKALIVAAAVVGAFGLLYGLDMLLSSGNVPRGVTVAGVDVGGLSHSEAEKKLRDAIEPRLSKPVALKAGDITSELDPKAAGLELDWNATIDRAGSQPLSPITRVTSFFTSREVGVATKADDAKVAGALEAMRGKLDHDPIEGTIKFEGATPVAVEPHAGQKMRAEEAAGAVVANWASGSPVDVPMDFTPVKTTKEGVEKALNDVVKTAVSAPVKIKGEGKDATLTPEQIATTLAFAPGDGGALSVAVNKDKLVEVVAPPLKDTVKEGKDAQIVFEGGRPTVKPSVDGLDVDWDKNIQPYYDTLLKTDARELKFEYKHTPAKVTTEQANKMGIKEVIGEFQTGGFAPASGVNIRVVAQKVNGAIVKPKETFSLNKYTGPRGTAQGYVEAGIIENGIPGMAVGGGISQFATTLYNAYYYAGMKDAGHKEHSYWITRYPKGREATVFMDGAGNSLIDIAFTNPDDTGVAIQTIWTPSSIKIVLWGTKNYDVTGSTSGEFAPTQPQEKKVNKAGCTPSNGAPGFSVTDTRTIKDRRSGQSRSESRTVRYDPQFKIICEPPPPAGG
- a CDS encoding GroES family chaperonin, yielding MLYDRVMVRISPEDGERRSSGGIVIPATAQMAKRLAWGSVFGVGTSVRHVKVGDRVLFNPEDQLEVEVQGSTYLVMRERDLHAVASELTEHGTGLYL